The proteins below are encoded in one region of Candidatus Omnitrophota bacterium:
- a CDS encoding tetratricopeptide repeat protein — protein sequence MYDEAVVYYEKIMKDQPNDDGNQLSLGKCYLKKGDLAKAKGIFERIVASESGDAYSKESAQSLLSGLNKPPL from the coding sequence ATGTATGATGAAGCCGTTGTGTATTATGAAAAAATTATGAAGGATCAACCGAATGATGATGGTAATCAGCTTAGTTTAGGAAAGTGCTATCTTAAGAAAGGCGATCTCGCAAAAGCTAAAGGTATCTTTGAGAGAATTGTGGCATCAGAATCAGGAGATGCTTACAGCAAAGAATCTGCACAGTCTCTACTGTCGGGATTAAACAAGCCTCCGCTATAG